The following is a genomic window from bacterium.
CTGTCGGGAGACCTGCCCTCCGATCTCCTCGACGAGGCGGGTTACAAGAAGGTGACGGAGGCCTCGGCCGGCTAAGTGATCCACTGATGCCGTACCTCGTCCACTCCCCCGAAGATCGCGCGGCCATGCTGGCGGCCATCGGCGTCCAGTCGATGGACGAGCTGCTGGTCGACATCCCACGGTCGCTGCGGCTCCCGGCGCTCGAGCTTCCGGCCGGCCTTTCGGAGTTCGAGACGATGGCCCAAATCGCTTCGCTTGCGGCTCGCAACCGGGTCTTTCCCGACCGGCTGACGTTCCGCGGCGGTGGGATTTATCGCCGGTTCATCCCGGCCGCTGTGGCCGCGGTCACCTCCAAGCCCGAGTTCTACACCGCCTACACGCCCTATCAGCCCGAGGCGAGCCAGGGCACGCTGCAGGCGATCTTTGAATTCCAGACGCTGATCGCTGAGCTGACCGCGCTCGACGTCGCCAACGCCTCGCTGTATGACGGCGCCACGGCCGTCGCCGAGGCGGCGATGATGGCTCACATCCACACGGGACGCGACGAGGTCCTGGTGTCGGGATACCTGCACCCCGAGTACGCGGAGGTCCTGCGGGCTTTCAGCGAGGGTCGGGGCATCAAGGTGCGGAAGGGAACCGAGCCGACGGCGAAGACCGCGGCGGTGATCTACCAGCAGCCGGACTTCCTCGGCCTGGTGGTCGACGCGCCCGGGTTGACACAGGCGGCGCATCGAGCCGGAGCGCTGGCCATCGCGTGCGTCGACCCGATCAGCCTCGCCCTCCTGGCTCCTCCCGGTGAGTACGGCGCCGACATCGCGGTGGGCGAGGGGCAGCAGCTGGGCCTCAGCCCGAGCTACGGCGGTCCGCACGTCGGCTTCATCGCGTGCCGCAAGGAGCTCGTGCGCCGCCTGCCAGGACGTCTTGTCGGCACCTCGCACGATGCCGGCGGGCGCCGCGGGTTCGTGCTCGCGCTGGCCGCCCGCGAGCAGCACATCAGGCGGGAGAAGGCGACCTCCAATGTCTGCACCAACCACTCGCTTTGCGCCCTGGCCGCCAGCGTCTACATGACCTACATGGGCCCGGATGGGCTGCGTCAGGTCGCCGAGGTCGGCTTCAAGCGCGCGCATGCCCTGGCCGAGCGGCTCGCCGGCCTGCCCGGATGGGAGCCGGCGTTCCCCGAGCGTCAATTCATCAACGAATTCCCGATGCGCGTGCCCAAGGGACCGGCGGTGATCAGGAAGCTTGCCCGCAAGGGCATTCTGGGCGGCCTCGACGTGCATCGCTGGTTTCGTGAGCTCAAAGGCGTGCTCACGTTCACCTGCACCGAGGTCAACGACGCCCGGGCGCTCGACGAGCTGGTGGCGGTGCTGGAATCGTGAGCGAGCCGCTGAGCTTCGAAAAGAGCCGTCCCCACGCTCAGGGACCGCGCCTGCCTGACGCCGAGGTCGTCGCGCCCGAACCCGCCGAACTCCTCCCGCGAGACCTCCTGCGTGCCAAACCTCCACGGCTGCCGCGGCTCAGCGAGCCCGAGATCATGCGCCACTACAGCCGCCTGGCCTCCCTCAACTACTCGATCAGCGAGCAGTTCTATCCGCTGGGCAGCTGCACGATGAAATACAACCCGGTCGTCAACGAGGCCGCCGCGGCCCTGCCCGGGTTCGCCGGCCTCCATCCGTACCAGGACGAGGACACGGT
Proteins encoded in this region:
- a CDS encoding aminomethyl-transferring glycine dehydrogenase subunit GcvPA, which encodes MPYLVHSPEDRAAMLAAIGVQSMDELLVDIPRSLRLPALELPAGLSEFETMAQIASLAARNRVFPDRLTFRGGGIYRRFIPAAVAAVTSKPEFYTAYTPYQPEASQGTLQAIFEFQTLIAELTALDVANASLYDGATAVAEAAMMAHIHTGRDEVLVSGYLHPEYAEVLRAFSEGRGIKVRKGTEPTAKTAAVIYQQPDFLGLVVDAPGLTQAAHRAGALAIACVDPISLALLAPPGEYGADIAVGEGQQLGLSPSYGGPHVGFIACRKELVRRLPGRLVGTSHDAGGRRGFVLALAAREQHIRREKATSNVCTNHSLCALAASVYMTYMGPDGLRQVAEVGFKRAHALAERLAGLPGWEPAFPERQFINEFPMRVPKGPAVIRKLARKGILGGLDVHRWFRELKGVLTFTCTEVNDARALDELVAVLES